The sequence AAACGTTTTGTAAAAGTATAGTTTATATAATGCTCATAACAAGTTTCTTGATCCGTAAAAACACTTAAACTCCACACTCGGACAAACTTCGGAAACCAAAGTAATATATTAATTGGACCTAGCATATTTTGGTGATGTGACACATAAACAACTGGTCTATCTTTAGGATACACTTGAATCGTTGTATATTTAGGAAATACAAGACGAGCAATTTTTTTAATAAACAAATAGAAAGCACCATATCCAATCTCATGCATAACTTCTCTCCTTCCATTTATTTAGATACAAATAAGCCCTTCACCATTTGCTTACCGATTGAAACAGAATCTTTGATTGTAGAATAATGTGACGTGTGTTCATCATGATATACCGTACTAATTGCAACACTATCCATTGAATGTTTTTCTTTTGCAATCATAATTAACATATTGATCTCATATTCAAATCGGTTACCTGATACTTTCATTAAATTCTCTAACTGATTAGTTTTAAATGCACGTAAACCTGTTTGTGTATCTCTGATTTTTAATTGGAAAAACAATGCAAAAACTAATGACGTAAACCAGTTTCCAATGCGACTTCTAAATGGCACTCCACTTCTTGCAAAGTTTCTTGTTCCCAGTATATAATCGGCAAGCGTAGCAACCATTTCATCTCCAACATTCACTACATCTACTACAAGGTGCTGACCATCGGAATCCGCAGTGACAACACTATTCACATGACTATAATTAGCATTGATGTAATTAAATCCTGTCTTTAATGCTGCCCCTTTCCCCATATTAACTTCATGCTTCAATACTATCGTTCTCTCCAATTGAGTAATATTCTCAAAAAGGTCTGAAAATACTTGGTCAGAACCATCATCTACCACTACAATCCCTAATACATTTTCATCAAGTAGATTCTTTATATAGTTGGGTAATTCATTCATTGGATTATACGCAGGTATAATTACAACAAAGTCTTTCAATATCAGCACCTCCTTTACATAATTATTATTGTATTCATTAATTAGAAAATATTTTGATAATAATCCATATAAAATTGTTATATCATTATTCTTTATAGAAAACTATATCATGAATATAGCTGATGTATCAACAAAAAAGCACGCCCCATCAAATGAGCGTGCTTAATCTAATCAATAATTATCATTTAATATATTCAAAGCATTTTCAAATTCATCAATCGTTTCTTGATCGACTTCCTTATCACGCATCTCTTCTAGAAACGATATCAATTCAGCATTGAGAGAACCCTCAGTAATTTTTGCTACTGCCCATGCTGCAGTCCCCCGAATTACGGGCCTTGGATCTGTTTCAATCGCTTGTAGCAGTCGAGGAATGGCAGATTTTTCCTTATAATTAGCTAAGGCAATAATCGCATTACGTTGCAGTGGTTTCTTGCCTCGCCATGATCCTGCCATCTTACCAAACGTTTCTTTGAACTCTCTATTCGATATATCAAGCAACGGTTCCAACACCGTGTTTGTCAATTCAGGTTCCGGTTCCATTTCTTGATGAAGATGTGAATTAATCCCTCTATTATATGGACAAACTATTTGGCAAATATCACATCCATATATAACACGGCCC comes from Aerococcaceae bacterium DSM 111021 and encodes:
- a CDS encoding glycosyltransferase family 2 protein, encoding MKDFVVIIPAYNPMNELPNYIKNLLDENVLGIVVVDDGSDQVFSDLFENITQLERTIVLKHEVNMGKGAALKTGFNYINANYSHVNSVVTADSDGQHLVVDVVNVGDEMVATLADYILGTRNFARSGVPFRSRIGNWFTSLVFALFFQLKIRDTQTGLRAFKTNQLENLMKVSGNRFEYEINMLIMIAKEKHSMDSVAISTVYHDEHTSHYSTIKDSVSIGKQMVKGLFVSK